A section of the Pogoniulus pusillus isolate bPogPus1 chromosome 3, bPogPus1.pri, whole genome shotgun sequence genome encodes:
- the LOC135191740 gene encoding uncharacterized protein LOC135191740 produces the protein MERSWGCGSAAGKRCLRQPPCPKQNEERKKERKKERKKERKKERKKERKKERKKERKKERKIQRKKERQFQCKTNLMPKSSVNIEPDSVIFPLCIQTEKIAQH, from the exons ATGGAGCGCAGCTGGGGCTGCGGCAGCGCCGCGGGCAAGCG TTGCTTGAGACAACCTCCATGtccaaaacaaaatgaagaaagaaagaaagaaagaaagaaagaaagaaagaaagaaagaaagaaagaaagaaagaaagaaagaaagaaagaaagaaagaaagaaagaaagaaagaaagaaagatacaaagaaagaaagaaagacaattCCAATGCAAAACCAACCTTATGCCCAAGTCTTCTGTTAATATT GAACCAGATTCTGTCATCTTCCCTCTCTGCATTCAG aCAGAGAAAATTGCACAGCATTAA
- the PCDH20 gene encoding protocadherin-20 yields MGPPGGRGSTTARGNLQHLLLFLLFLGPFNCFASYSRATELFYSLNEGLPAGVLIGSLARDLRLPAAFGQHPAATQPPLSFTLASRGLGGQYVQLDNHSGDLHTSAVEIDREALCVESSEATIIGAEAAVSSSSPSSESCLLLLDVLVLPQEYFRLVKVKIAIRDVNDNAPHFPVPHICLSVPENSPVNTRLAIEHPALDPDVGTNSVQTYRLRENYGVFTLDVEENESGERTPYLIVMGSLDRETQEEYVTVIVAEDGGTPPLMGSATLTIGISDINDNCPQFNDSQLNITLYGNSSLGSQVATVCAVDLDLGSNAQITYSYSQKVSQPSRELFHLDENTGAITLSSKIDGDTPRHHRLIILGNGPGCIPAVITVLVTIIKVMMRPPEVVPRFIANEVEGVVYLKELEPINTPIAFFTIKDPDEKYKVNCYLDGDGPFRLSPYKPYNNEYLLETTKPLDYETQQLYEISVVAWNSEGFHVNKIIKVQILDDNDNSPVFSQQLIELSIEENNVPNAFLTKLHATDADSGERGRVSYFLGPDAPSYFALDKTTGVLTVSTQLDREEKEKYRYTVKAVDSGFPPRESIATVTITVLDKNDNSPRFINKDFSFFVPENFPGFGEIGVISVTDADAGQNGWVALSVLNGSDIFVIDTGKGVLRAKVSLDREQQSSYVLWIEAVDGGDPALSSTAKITILLLDINDNPPLVLFPQSNMSYLLVLPSTLPGSPITEVYAVDKDTGMNAVIAYSIIGRRGPRPESFSIDPKTGNITLEESLMQNDYGLYRLLVKVSDHGYPEPLHSTVMVNLFVNDTVSNESYIESLLRREPDISIEEKQPQISIEPTHKKIEPASCMPTLIALSVISLGSIALVTGMGIYICLRKGKKHHRADENLEVQIPLNGRINLHMLEKKPVEISNI; encoded by the exons ATGGGGCCTCCGGGCGGTCGCGGCAGCACCACCGCCCGTGGCAatctgcag CACTTGCTcctttttctgctcttccttgGACCATTCAACTGCTTTGCCAGTTACAGCCGTGCCACCGAGCTCTTCTACAGCCTCAACGAGGGGCTGCCTGCTGGAGTGCTCATCGGCAGCTTGGCCCGTGACCTGCGGTTGCCAGCAGCTTTTGGGCAACACCCTGCAGCCACCCAGCCCCCTCTTTCCTTCACTCTGGCCTCCCGTGGCTTGGGGGGACAGTATGTGCAGCTGGACAATCACTCTGGGGATCTGCACACCTCGGCTGTGGAGATTGACCGGGAAGCTCTGTgcgtagagagcagtgaggccacCATCATCGGGGCAGAAGCtgcagtctcctcttcctcaccctcATCTGagtcatgcctgctgctgctggatgtgcTGGTGCTACCACAGGAGTATTTCCGCCTGGTGAAGGTAAAAATTGCTATCCGGGATGTCAACGACAATGCACCCCACTTCCCTGTGCCCCACATCTGCCTCTCGGTGCCTGAGAATTCACCTGTGAACACCCGCCTGGCTATTGAGCACCCTGCCCTTGACCCTGATGTGGGAACCAACAGTGTTCAGACCTACCGTCTACGAGAGAACTATGGTGTCTTCACCCTGGATGTGGAGGAGAATGAGAGTGGAGAAAGGACTCCCTACCTGATTGTTATGGGATCTCTGGACAGAGAGACACAGGAGGAGTATGTCACAGTCATTGTTGCTGAGGATGGAGGAACTCCTCCACTCATGGGCAGTGCAACCCTCACTATTGGCATCAGTGACATCAATGACAACTGCCCCCAGTTCAACGACTCTCAGCTCAATATCACCCTTTACGGAAATTCCAGTCTAGGATCACAAGTGGCCACTGTCTGTGCGGTAGACTTGGACCTCGGATCCAATGCTCAGATCACCTACTCCtacagccagaaggtctcccagcCATCCAGAGAATTGTTCCATCTGGATGAAAACACAGGAGCCATCACACTCTCCAGTAAAATTGATGGGGACACTCCAAGGCACCACAGGCTGATCATACTGGGCAATGGTCCAGGTTGTATCCCAGCTGTGATCACAGTGCTAGTGACCATCATCAAAGTCATGATGAGACCACCTGAAGTTGTCCCTCGTTTCATAGCTAATGAAGTGGAAGGGGTGGTGTACTTAAAGGAACTGGAGCCCATCAACACACCAATAGCATTTTTTACCATCAAAGACCCTGATGAAAAATACAAAGTGAACTGCTATTTGGATGGTGATGGGCCTTTCAGACTTTCACCATACAAGCCATACAATAATGAATACCTTTTAGAGACCACAAAGCCTTTGGACTATGAGACACAGCAGCTATATGAGATCTCCGTAGTTGCGTGGAACTCCGAAGGGTTTCATGTCAACAAAATAATCAAAGTACAGATTCTGGATGACAACGACAACTCACCAGTTTTCTCTCAACAGCTGATAGAGTTATCCATCGAGGAGAACAATGTTCCCAATGCTTTCCTCACCAAACTGCATGCTACTGATGCTGACAGTGGAGAAAGGGGACGGGTGTCCTATTTCTTAGGTCCAGATGCCCCTTCCTATTTTGCTTTAGATAAAACCACAGGAGTTCTTACAGTTTCCACCCAATTGGAccgagaagaaaaagagaaatacaGATATACCGTCAAAGCAGTAGATTCTGGGTTCCCTCCAAGAGAATCAATAGCAACTGTCACCATCACTGTGTTGGATAAAAATGATAATAGCCCAAGATTTATCAATAAGGATTTCAGCTTTTTTGTGCCAGAAAACTTCCCAGGTTTTGGTGAAATTGGAGTTATAAGCGTCACAGATGCTGATGCAGGACAGAATGGATGGGTTGCCCTTTCAGTTCTGAATGGAAGTGATATTTTTGTCATAGATACTGGTAAAGGAGTTTTAAGAGCAAAAGTCTCCCTGGACAGGGAGCAGCAAAGTTCCTATGTTCTGTGGATTGAAGCAGTTGATggtggtgatcctgctttgtctTCAACAGCAAAAATAACTATTCTTCTTCTGGACATAAATGACAACCCCCCCTTAGTCTTGTTTCCTCAGTCTAATATGTCTTATTTGTTGGTCCTTCCATCCACCCTTCCTGGCTCTCCCATCACTGAGGTCTACGCTGTTGATAAGGACACTGGCATGAATGCAGTCATAGCTTACAGCATAATAGGAAGAAGAGGCCCTCGACCAGAGTCATTTAGCATCGACCCTAAAACTGGTAATATCACCTTGGAAGAGTCGCTGATGCAAAATGATTATGGCCTCTATCGGCTGCTGGTAAAAGTCAGTGATCACGGCTATCCAGAACCTCTCCATTCCACTGTCATGGTGAACCTTTTTGTCAATGACACTGTTAGCAATGAGAGCTACATTGAAAGTTTGTTAAGAAGGGAGCCTGATATCAGTATAGAAGAAAAGCAGCCACAAATATCTATAGAGCCCACACATAAAAAAATAGAGCCAGCATCCTGCATGCCTACCTTGATAGCTCTCTCAGTAATAAGCTTGGGTTCAATTGCATTAGTGACAGGGATGGGCATTTACATCTGtctgagaaaagggaaaaagcatCACAGAGCTGATGAAAACTTGGAAGTACAAATCCCATTAAATGGAAGAATTAACCTGCACATGTTGGAAAAGAAACCAGTGGAGATTTCTAACATTTGA